The sequence AGACATGGTCCACTCATGGACATTCGTCTCTGGGATGCCCACTTCACGTATTAGATTCATGCCAGgcttcattctgtttcttttcttgtgtCGCTCCATTGCACAGAAAATGGCAGCTGACCTTCCTGAGCGTACTTCGCTAACGGTACTTCGATTTTGGAGGTGCTTTGTCACTTATTGTGCCCACCAGCATCTCTGGATGGCatctctgtaatttttttttttttcttcacagattTGACTGCCCAATGGTGCTGGGCACAGAATATGGCACTGCCCCAGCCCCCTTCAGCTGACCTTGTTCCCCCATTGTTAGAAGTAATAAAGTGGTCTCACTGGTCATTTGTGACGTTTTTATTATAAAGTGCAAAGAACCACAAGAGGAGGAGCGGAGAGTTCAGCTCCGCAGTCCGGTCATTCACAGTGGAGGGTACATCGCCCGCTTGCCCTCCTGCCCCCTCACCTCCAGTGTGATGGCACACCATGACttgcagaggaggaggaggaggcagagGTAGAAGGTGAAGAAGACCAAGGCACTATAAAGAAAACAGGGCACAGGAGCTCAAATGCAGTGGATGCCCACCATGGCGAGACTTCCTCCAGGTGAGTGCCCGCATGTGCTTTGTTTGAGACACCAGcatgcattatgtcagcgtgCCAATGTAGTGATCAGACTGGCACACATCTCGAAGAAGTCCATGGTGTGACTGCCTGGGCGGGGAAGGCTGGAGGGCACAATTCCCACTAATGACCCATCCACTGGAGCTGCGTCCGTGCTGAGCTGAGGGCGAATGATCGGTGGGTGGGGGGCACCAGTGCCCAACTTCTGCTCTGTAGCGTCCTCTGGAAATATAAAGCAGAAGGGTAAACCCTAACCAATGAGCTGTGCTAGTCTCCTCACACTCAAGTGTGATGCCAACTGAGCTGATAAACTTAATGAGTCATCcttctccattcattcttttgatTGTATCCAATAATTGGCATCCTTGCTGCACCCAGCCCACTTTCACCATTTGCTACACTGCGCTCTTTTTGCCACCCTTGTACTTTGGTGGTGGTCTTTATGTATCTTCACTGTGCCCAACCCATGCCCAGTGTATATTTCAGTACGTCTACTGTTAATGCATTATTGATTACCTAATCTGTGCCCATCCTGTGCCCATTGACTACAACAATGCTGTGCCCAGCTAAGTAACAGCTACAGCATTAAGCTGGTCAAGTGCCCAACAAGCATTAATCTGTGTTGTTTCTGTGCCCTGATAAAACTTTGCACCTTATATTCCCAATAAGTGCCATGCTTAATTTTTTGCCAATCTAATTCTTCACTGCACCCAGTCTTAGCAGAAACAATGGCACAGGAAATGCCCATCCAACATTCCCACGGTGTTAAATTAGCACCATGTTGTTGTGCCTACTTAGTGCCCTGCTTACATTCCTAGTGTGCCCAAAGACTGCCCTGCTCACTCTTTCTTGCGGGGCCCTGACTGGGTGCAGCTAAAGTGCCTACTTACAGATCTCCTTAGGTTAGTGTGTCCCTATGGCACTCTGTGTTCACCTTTGGAACAATCGGCCAGCGTCCCACCTGTGTGCCCAAAAGTGCCCTGCTTACACCTAGTGGGGCCATACTCGCATTGGTACTGTGCCCACCTTACATTCCAAGTATGCCCAAACCCTGTGTATTCTTTAGCTGCACCATGTCTCCTGGTGTGCCAGGTGGTGCCCTGCCTACTGTCCCACCGCTCTCCATCTGTATTTTGTGTCTACTGTCACTGTTGGCTTCATGCCACTTTGACCCATCCATGCCCTCTCACCGTCGATGCTTCTGAAGTCCAGCAGGTAGCTGCGGTTGGCTACCTGGTACAGCTGCAGGCTCATCTTCACGTAGCTGCCAGTCACGGGGTTCTTGCGCCGCACCCGTAAGTGATAAGGGTTCACCACCTGCAAGTAAGCAAGCCGTGATAAGGACCACCAGAATAGCATCGGGCTGTCATAGAAGCCCCTACTATTGAGGAGAAGGAGCTCCCTGCTAAGCAAACTGAGCACTGCTTTTGTAATCCCTGAAGGGAGGAAGTCTTGGTAGTGGGCACAGGTGGTGGCCACATCCTGCCTACTGCCCGGGTAGCGGAGCAGCAGCCTTACCTTCCAGTCGTAGTCGAGCTCCTTCATGGCTTTGTATACTTCGGCCATGATGTCAAAGGGCTTGCTTTGGCTGCGGATACCCAGGTGCCACTTTGCTTTCTTGACAGACAGAGGCTTAGGCCTGGTGGTGTTGAGGGCATCGAGTGCACAACGTGGCTTGGGGCTGTCGGTCACTAAAGGGGGCATCCGCTCTGGGTGAGGCTTGAGTCCAGGGGGCAGTGGCAGGCTTTCGTCCATGAAGGAGCCAGAGGGTGGACTGGATGCCAAGTAGAACTCGCTGGCCTGGTTCATAATGCGTCGATTGTCGATGATGAGGTGGTACGCTACGGCCAGGTGATCCTGGGGGTCTCCGCCGAGCAGGCTGTTCATCACCTCCACCTCGGAGCATTCAAACTTCTCGCACGTCTCCCTCACGGCCTCCTCGTCGATCACGTTGGCATCATAGGCGGGGTCTTCTGGGAAGAGGTAGTCGGGCAAATCCAGCTTGAACCACTCGTGCTCTCTGGAAAGCAAGCAGTTGGGCACCAAGTGCCAGTTAGAGTGGGAAGGGGTTTGTTATAGAGTGAAAAACAGGCAAAAGTGCACCTGCTGCCATGCCAGGCAGAGGCAGCGGGCACTTCATAGTGTAGGGGGGCACACAGAAGGACGTCTCCTATTGGTGTCAGCAGCACCCCCTGTCTGTTAGTGTGAAAAGCAAACACAAGCAGTCTGGTAACTTGTGCCTACTTCATGTTCTAACTGCCAGACGGTCGGGGGGTGGTGTACAATAATATGTGCACATAGGTGGGCATCAGCTCTCTGTGAGAATGGTGCCCCCTGTGTTGGGCCCAGTGCTGCTTCTTGCTTCCACATCATTAGTGGAGGGAGGTGTTCATAATGTATGAAAAGCAATCAAAGGGCACCAGCCAGCAGTGGGCACTGTTCTAAGTGCACAAA comes from Polypterus senegalus isolate Bchr_013 chromosome 14, ASM1683550v1, whole genome shotgun sequence and encodes:
- the prkaa2 gene encoding 5'-AMP-activated protein kinase catalytic subunit alpha-2; the protein is MAERQKHEGRVKIGHYLLGDTLGVGTFGKVKIGEHQLTGHKVAVKILNRQKIRSLDVVGKIKREIQNLKLFRHPHIIKLYQVISTPTDFFMVMEYVSGGELFDYICKHGRVADAEARRLFQQIISAVDYCHRHMVVHRDLKPENVLLDANMNAKIADFGLSNMMADGEFLRTSCGSPNYAAPEVISGRLYAGPEVDIWSCGVILYVLLCGALPFDDDHVPTLFKKIKGGVFYIPEHLSRSVANLLMLMLQVDPLKRATIRDIREHEWFKLDLPDYLFPEDPAYDANVIDEEAVRETCEKFECSEVEVMNSLLGGDPQDHLAVAYHLIIDNRRIMNQASEFYLASSPPSGSFMDESLPLPPGLKPHPERMPPLVTDSPKPRCALDALNTTRPKPLSVKKAKWHLGIRSQSKPFDIMAEVYKAMKELDYDWKVVNPYHLRVRRKNPVTGSYVKMSLQLYQVANRSYLLDFRSIDEDATEQKLGTGAPHPPIIRPQLSTDAAPVDGSLVGIVPSSLPRPGSHTMDFFEMCASLITTLAR